The following are encoded together in the Lactuca sativa cultivar Salinas chromosome 1, Lsat_Salinas_v11, whole genome shotgun sequence genome:
- the LOC128127571 gene encoding uncharacterized protein LOC128127571 gives MTIIVMLLLIPSLNIEDNMEFHLLLGLYIMSNIAKLEFAALEVSGKNYVPWMIDVKMHLESMGISNAIYEFNNCLAQDKTKAQVFLRKHIDEMLRFEYLDVTDPSILWNLFKERFDHQKEVILPNARDEWRTLRFQGFKKVNEYNSTLFKICSQLKYCGQEVTDEDMLEKTYSTFHATNITLMQQYRMQKFPRYSELNACLLVAEQNNELLMKNHESRPTGSVALPEANATNTDGNRNNTRGRGRGRSRGRGRGYFNRNQNHNQNHNFGRGQGNNRGRGQKRHNYQSSQRSNVHTQDKTKVPKHDAGTSQKSDGSCYRCGSIGHWSRTCRTPVHICQLYQESIKGKGKEANLIDNVEFTPLNVVDFCNDMEDIN, from the exons ATGACTATAATAGTCATGTTACTTCTCATCCCAAGTCTTAACATCGAAGATAATATGGAATTTCATCTACTTTTAGGCCT TTACATTATGTCCAACATTGCAAAGCTCGAGTTTGCAGCACTTGAAGTTAGTGGGAAAAACTATGTGCCATGGATGATAGATGTAAAAATGCATCTTGAGTCCATGGGAATCTCAAATGCTATATACGAATTTAATAATTGTTTGGCACAAGACAAAACAAAAGCACAAGTTTTCCTTCGTAAGCATATTGATGAAATGTTGAGATTTGAATATCTTGATGTTACTGATCCAAGTATTCTCTGGAATCTTTTCAAAGAAAGATTTGATCATCAAAAGGAAGTTATACTTCCAAATGCTAGAGATGAATGGAGAACACtaaggtttcaaggcttcaagaaAGTGAATGAATACAACTCAACTTTGTTCAAAATATGTTCACAACTCAAGTATTGTGGACAAGAAGTTACCGATGAAGATATGCTGGAGAAAacttactccacatttcatgcaaCAAACATTACCTTGATGCAACAATATCGAATGCAAAAGTTCCCAAGATATTCTGAACTAAATGCATGCCTGCTTGTTGCAGAGCAAAACAACGAGCTCTTGATGAAAAACCATGAATCTCGTCCAACAGGATCAGTAGCACTTCCTGAAGCAAATGCTACAAATACTGATGGTAATCGAAACAATACACGTGGACGAGGGCGTGGTCGTAGCCGAGGACGAGGCCGTGGCTATTTTAATCGAAACCAAAACCATAATCAGAACCATAATTTTGGTCGTGGACAAGGTAATAATCGTGGTCGCGGCCAGAAAAGACATAATTACCAATCTTCACAAAGAAGCAATGTCCATACACAAGATAAGACCAAAGTGCCAAAGCATGATGCTGGGACGTCACAAAAATCAGATGGTTCATGTTATAGATGTGGTAGCATAGGCCATTGGTCAAGGACCTGTCGCACACCTGTACATATTTGTCAACTTTATCAAGAGTCcattaaaggaaaaggaaaagaagcAAACCTCATTGATAATGTTGAATTCACTCCGCTAAATGTTGTTGATTTCTGCAATGACATGGAAGACATAAACTAA
- the LOC111885953 gene encoding uncharacterized mitochondrial protein AtMg00810-like produces the protein MNLISISDLTRTQRFIVYFTCSHALIQDIKLMKMIGKAENDVGLYMMGNGSTSNKSQWVYKIKHGSDGKIERYKARLVAKGFNKKEGIDYIETYSTVAKLVTIKILLATTIIKKWNLVQLDVNNAFLNGALHEEASRQWFERFSQFMLKLGFGFMVLKQLLSNEFNLKDLGNLGNFMGLEITKFTEGIFVSQRNYALQLIEDVGLLGAKPKTTPMVPMVNLCANGDDFKDPSQHRRLIGRLLYLDITRPDITFVVQQLSQYMLIPKVQYSNAATHLIKYLKGSPGQGIFFSSSYYIHLKGFCDSDWAKCPDSRRSITGFYVFLGDSLISWKSKKQSTVSRSSAEAEYRAMTITTSELVWLKQLVKDFNQFKLLQIQRSMKVQNTLMLIAT, from the exons ATGAATCTTATATCAATCAGTGATTTAACAAGAACACAAAGATTTATTGTTTATTTCACATGTAGTCATGCTTTGATTCAGGATATCAAGCTCATGAAGATGATTGGTAAGGCTGAGAATGATGTAGGATTATATATGATGGGAAATGGCTCTACAAGTAACAAATCACA ATGGGTTTATAAGATTAAACATGGCAGTGATGGGAAGATTGAAAGGTATAAAGCCCGACTTGTGGCAAAGGGTTTTAACAAGAAGGAAGGAATAGACTATATTGAGACATATTCAACAGTGGCCAAATTAGTTACTATAAAGATATTACTTGCCACTACAATTATAAAGAAATGGAATTTGGTGCAATTAGATGTCAACAATGCTTTTTTGAATGGAGCATTACATGAAGAA GCATCAAGACAGTGGTTTGAAAGGTTTTCACAATTTATGCTTAAATTAGGTTTT GGATTTATGGTTTTGAAGCAATTGCTAAGTAATGAGTTCAACTTGAAAGACTTAGGCAATTTGGGTAATTTTATGGGATTGGAAATTACCAAGTTCACTGAGGGCATTTTCGTCTCACAACGCAATTATGCATTGCAACTTATTGAAGATGTTGGTTTGTTAGGTGCTAAGCCTAAGACTACTCCCATGGTACCCATGGTCAACTTATGTGCAAATGGAGATGATTTCAAAGACCCTTCTCAACATAGGAGGCTCATTGGTCGTTTATTGTATCTCGATATTACACGACCAGATATAACTTTTGTTGTCCAACAATTGTCTCAATACATGCTCATACCCAAAGTTCAATATTCCAATGCTGCAACACATTTAATCAAGTATCTTAAAGGATCTCCTGGTCAAGGAATATTCTTCTCTTCATCATATTATATTCATCTTAAAGGTTTCTGTGATTCAGATTGGGCTAAATGTCCAGATTCAAGGCGTTCAATCACTGGGTTTTATGTATTCTTGGGAGATTCTCTTATTTCATGGAAGTCAAAGAAACAGTCAACAGTCTCTCGTTCATCTGCAGAGGCAGAATATAGAGCTATGACCATTACTACTTCTGAGCTCGTATGGTTGAAACAATTAGTAAAAGATTTCAAT CAATTCAAATTGCTACAAATCCAACGTTCCATGAAAGTACAAAACACATTGATGTTGATTGCCACTTAA